One Paenibacillus riograndensis SBR5 DNA segment encodes these proteins:
- a CDS encoding TetR/AcrR family transcriptional regulator — protein sequence MNQKRVIEVAATLFLEKGFAYTSMDELVRVSKVSKSNVYYHFADKEELLAGVVDYWIETYERAMDQILSQNQLSVEDRVQMFLKHLSQGVQSREYKGSCPFITLYIQTPAQATHIKEKIGLFFTGLQMKISLLLQQGAEKGEFRDTIHIDEVAALFITNLEGALFLAETLKDATVITKTASHFFNLLR from the coding sequence ATGAATCAAAAACGTGTGATTGAAGTAGCGGCAACATTATTTTTAGAAAAGGGATTTGCTTATACAAGCATGGATGAATTAGTACGTGTAAGCAAAGTATCAAAATCTAATGTGTATTATCACTTCGCTGATAAGGAAGAATTGTTAGCAGGGGTCGTTGATTATTGGATTGAAACGTATGAGCGTGCAATGGATCAAATCCTTTCTCAGAACCAATTATCAGTTGAAGATCGTGTCCAGATGTTTCTAAAGCATTTATCGCAGGGAGTTCAGTCCAGAGAGTATAAGGGTAGCTGTCCATTTATTACGCTTTATATTCAAACTCCGGCACAAGCTACGCACATCAAAGAAAAAATAGGTCTCTTTTTCACAGGATTACAAATGAAAATCTCTCTATTACTACAACAAGGAGCAGAAAAAGGCGAGTTTAGAGATACGATTCATATTGACGAGGTAGCGGCACTTTTTATAACGAATCTTGAAGGAGCACTGTTTCTTGCAGAGACATTGAAGGATGCAACGGTGATCACGAAAACAGCCAGCCACTTTTTCAACTTGCTTCGATAA
- a CDS encoding helix-turn-helix domain-containing protein: MKLSRGRCRLRYLLARAKMTQAELSRRAEYSPKQISNWVNDREMMSYDAAATVAHVLGCQMEDLYELMLLP, from the coding sequence GTGAAGCTCTCCCGAGGGAGATGCCGACTAAGATACCTATTAGCCAGAGCCAAAATGACGCAAGCCGAATTATCACGTAGGGCTGAATATTCTCCAAAGCAAATCTCCAATTGGGTTAACGATAGGGAGATGATGTCTTATGACGCTGCCGCCACAGTAGCCCACGTTCTAGGGTGTCAAATGGAGGACTTATATGAGCTAATGTTATTGCCTTGA
- a CDS encoding DUF7667 family protein produces MLPVHVILAELYHAQPWTMEQLVELQQCLAVNARYCWDTLKLRQLSNMAAATEDAAWLSELHIREESLRLTGRAPTL; encoded by the coding sequence ATGCTGCCCGTACACGTAATACTTGCGGAGCTGTACCACGCCCAACCGTGGACCATGGAACAGTTGGTGGAGCTGCAGCAGTGTCTGGCCGTCAACGCCCGGTACTGCTGGGACACCCTTAAGCTGCGACAGCTCTCCAACATGGCGGCAGCCACAGAAGATGCCGCTTGGCTCAGTGAGCTGCACATCCGTGAAGAATCCCTTCGGCTGACCGGGAGGGCACCAACCTTATGA
- a CDS encoding helix-turn-helix domain-containing protein — protein sequence MLRLKLDKLLYEKRLNANQLSKMTGIRYPTISDMADNKSKAWSPENLNKIMIALGLKDISELIEYVEEPPQE from the coding sequence ATGTTAAGACTCAAACTGGACAAGCTACTTTATGAAAAAAGGCTCAATGCAAACCAACTATCTAAAATGACAGGAATACGGTACCCCACTATCTCAGATATGGCTGATAACAAATCAAAAGCATGGTCCCCCGAAAATCTCAATAAGATTATGATTGCTTTAGGACTGAAAGACATTTCAGAATTGATTGAGTATGTAGAAGAGCCGCCACAGGAGTGA
- a CDS encoding alpha/beta fold hydrolase, with amino-acid sequence MRTIFLTGGTGFIGRQLVEELLKEEVMIFLLVRSKSKATHVFQENGIFNESAMHFIEGDLTKTDLGLSEEDKERVLNTDVIIHAGGQMDIQATTQEATSVFLNGAKHISELAKRIHQLKGLQQFIHVVGYMSPFDDHNSKVAIDVFKEGHDYLKIKNPYEKTKFLADLYIRQQASAIGYPLSVINPPTVVGSSTTGSTEQIAGLGLLVESMRRGLMPVIPGGKGYKLPLISNDELAKFIVQVVKLETSSIQTYTLVPDKPLDPDISELLGVMSESMNMAAPKISVPLRFMKALMKSGLSKITQIPSDGLNFITNRKFSNDLPKKIMGEDWFNKTSVMNFFPAVVADLDYRLMYPKVQHNHAFERTLIGNTVIYQIQGEGRPFILFHGLLSDGEDLFPLGLELHEKTGRPVWIPDLPGLGRSPFKRETPLLDLYLNVVNDLLGKATHGAHWIGHSFGAVILLEALGREYIDTKNTITLLQPPVAKKNSKSFNAPPFMNKWALKLATANSLERYLIGNGLFENTESIPKHYIAKIRSSFTSPRILNTTLQLNRVLSKDYQGDFTKVPGYNLHIIWGDQDRRYSAPLHLGKVDVVPYGHHFPLNHPRETASYIL; translated from the coding sequence GTGAGAACAATATTTTTAACAGGTGGAACAGGCTTTATTGGGAGGCAACTTGTGGAGGAGCTTCTTAAAGAGGAGGTTATGATTTTTCTTTTAGTGCGGTCAAAAAGTAAAGCAACACATGTTTTTCAGGAAAATGGTATTTTCAACGAGTCAGCCATGCACTTTATTGAAGGTGATTTGACGAAAACAGATTTAGGTTTAAGCGAGGAAGATAAGGAGAGGGTACTGAACACAGATGTTATTATTCACGCAGGCGGACAAATGGATATTCAAGCGACAACGCAAGAGGCAACCTCTGTATTTTTAAACGGTGCCAAGCATATCAGTGAACTCGCTAAACGTATCCATCAATTGAAGGGTTTGCAGCAATTCATTCATGTCGTTGGATATATGAGCCCCTTTGATGATCATAATAGCAAGGTTGCGATTGATGTGTTTAAAGAAGGGCACGACTATTTGAAAATAAAAAACCCTTATGAAAAAACCAAATTTTTAGCAGATCTGTATATTCGCCAGCAGGCATCCGCAATCGGCTATCCGCTGTCTGTGATTAATCCGCCAACCGTAGTCGGCAGCAGTACAACAGGGAGTACGGAGCAGATAGCAGGCTTAGGCTTGCTTGTGGAGAGTATGCGAAGAGGGCTGATGCCAGTTATTCCTGGAGGCAAGGGGTATAAATTACCACTTATTTCAAACGATGAGCTAGCGAAGTTTATTGTTCAGGTTGTTAAGCTGGAGACATCGTCTATTCAAACCTATACACTTGTTCCAGACAAACCGCTTGATCCGGATATATCTGAATTATTAGGCGTTATGTCAGAAAGTATGAATATGGCAGCACCTAAAATCTCTGTGCCCCTTCGCTTCATGAAGGCACTTATGAAAAGCGGGCTAAGTAAAATCACACAAATTCCATCGGATGGACTGAACTTTATTACAAATAGAAAGTTTTCAAATGATTTACCGAAAAAAATCATGGGGGAAGATTGGTTTAATAAGACGAGTGTTATGAATTTTTTCCCGGCCGTAGTAGCAGATTTGGATTATCGCTTGATGTACCCAAAAGTCCAGCATAATCATGCATTTGAACGAACCTTAATCGGAAACACTGTGATTTATCAAATACAAGGAGAGGGTAGGCCATTTATTTTATTCCACGGTTTGTTGAGTGATGGAGAGGATTTATTTCCTTTAGGACTAGAGCTTCATGAAAAAACGGGTCGACCCGTATGGATTCCGGATCTTCCAGGTTTAGGACGGTCCCCTTTTAAGCGGGAGACACCTCTTCTGGATCTCTATTTGAATGTAGTGAATGATTTATTAGGAAAAGCTACTCATGGCGCACATTGGATCGGCCATTCCTTCGGAGCGGTTATTCTGCTGGAAGCGTTAGGGCGAGAGTATATAGATACGAAGAATACTATTACTTTACTTCAGCCGCCTGTTGCGAAAAAAAATTCTAAATCGTTTAATGCTCCTCCATTTATGAACAAATGGGCATTGAAGTTAGCAACAGCTAATTCATTAGAACGTTATTTAATTGGTAATGGTCTGTTTGAAAATACGGAGAGCATTCCGAAACATTATATTGCAAAAATACGCAGCAGCTTTACTTCGCCTAGAATTTTAAATACAACTCTTCAGCTCAACCGGGTTCTATCGAAAGACTATCAGGGTGATTTCACCAAAGTACCAGGGTATAATCTTCATATTATTTGGGGAGATCAAGATAGACGCTATTCTGCTCCATTACATCTTGGTAAGGTTGATGTTGTTCCATATGGTCATCATTTTCCTCTTAACCATCCAAGGGAAACAGCTTCCTATATACTATGA
- a CDS encoding M15 family metallopeptidase — MLTLEQVKAKSAKRLDGLQPVVKAAATALIERCYAREVNIVITQGLRTIAEQDALYAQGRTKPGQIVTNAKGGTSYHNYGLAIDFALLLPNGSSVSWDTTRDGDGDKVADWSEVVQEAKALGFEWGGDWTNFKDLPHFQMVFGLSTAQLRAGKEPTAAQIKAAYAVIDKLQGEAAEDMSKIAELEAQVKELAQAVEGLTKSKDVLKEQALQQAGEIKELGTAILELTDTTPPKWSLEAIQALHDTPSVINGQPVIDTPDKATKTEARIFTVLYRLGLARLKGDK, encoded by the coding sequence ATGCTGACTTTAGAGCAAGTAAAGGCTAAGTCCGCAAAGCGCTTGGATGGCCTGCAGCCGGTCGTCAAAGCTGCTGCAACGGCACTCATTGAGCGCTGTTATGCCCGGGAAGTCAATATAGTGATTACCCAAGGCCTGCGGACCATTGCGGAGCAAGACGCGCTGTACGCGCAGGGTCGCACGAAGCCAGGCCAAATCGTTACTAATGCCAAAGGCGGGACCAGTTATCACAATTATGGTCTGGCTATAGATTTTGCGCTGCTGCTGCCGAACGGGTCTAGTGTCTCCTGGGACACGACGCGGGACGGTGACGGTGATAAGGTGGCGGATTGGTCGGAGGTTGTGCAAGAGGCTAAGGCACTGGGCTTTGAATGGGGCGGGGATTGGACCAATTTTAAGGACCTCCCACACTTTCAAATGGTGTTCGGTCTTTCGACGGCGCAGCTGCGGGCGGGTAAGGAGCCAACAGCAGCACAGATAAAAGCGGCATATGCCGTCATTGATAAATTACAAGGGGAGGCAGCGGAGGATATGAGTAAAATCGCAGAGCTGGAAGCGCAAGTCAAGGAGCTGGCACAGGCAGTGGAGGGTCTGACCAAAAGCAAGGATGTGCTTAAGGAGCAAGCCCTGCAGCAGGCAGGGGAGATCAAGGAGTTGGGTACCGCAATCCTAGAGCTGACAGATACCACTCCGCCAAAGTGGTCCTTGGAGGCCATTCAGGCGCTACATGATACGCCGTCTGTTATTAACGGTCAGCCGGTCATTGATACGCCGGACAAGGCAACAAAAACAGAGGCGCGGATTTTTACAGTATTATACCGGTTGGGCTTGGCCCGCTTGAAAGGAGATAAATAA